A window of Oscillatoria sp. FACHB-1407 genomic DNA:
CAGGAACATCAGAGTTGACTTCAGACGGAGCACGCCTTCCCGTTTGAGAATGCACTACAGACACTGCTTGGGGTTCTTGTTTTTGGCGTAGTAGATAGATTGGGTAATGCTTCACTTCAGCCGCATAGGGTGATCCCTCAATCCCCTTGTCTAAAAATGCCAGTGCGGCTGCACTAAAGCCTTTCTCCTGTTGCAGGTATTCCGCAAAAATTCTGTCGCGGTTGCGGGCTTGTTCCAGAATGAAGCACACAGGTTCCAGGGTGAGTAGGATGCGTGCCAGCGTGATGTCGAGATTTTGGGTATTGCGATTGGGTAATTCTAAAATTCGGCAAAAATCAATTAGAGCCGCTTCTGTAGCGGGAGTGTATTTGCCCGTAATGGCTGCTGCCGGATAAAGCCGCAAAGCACTGAGCCGGGTTTGAATCTGTTTCACCAGTTGACCGTTGCCGCGCAGCAACCCAAACGGCACGGCATCCGTCTCGGAAATGGTTTCTAGTCCTGCGCTCCAGGTGACGTATTGACGGGGAACTGAGTCCGGTTGACGAAAGGTCTGACAGAGCATGGCAGCAATCTCTGCCCGTGTCACAGATTGATGGGGTCGCAGTTGCCGCACATCGGGATAGCTGACGACTAAACCTGCCAGAGTGGCTGAAGCGATCGCCCCCTGCGCAAAACCCGGCACCTTCTCTGCATCATCAAAATAAGCCTCCAAAATCCTGTTGGGAAAGAGAGGTAGGGCATAATTTAGCCCCTTCACCAACACCATCAACGCCTCTAACCGGGACAGTGCATTGTCAGGACGAAAGGTGCGATCGTTGTAGCCCGAAAACAACCCCCGCTCATAAACCCATTTCACGGCATTACTTGCCCAATGCAGCCCAGGCACATCTACAAAAGCTTGCGCTTCTCGCACGGGCAATGCCCTTGGGAAAACCCAGTACATTAGCACGGCAAACTCGCCTCGTTTAATGGGCGCATCTGGACGAAACTGCCCATTTTGATCGCCTTTTACTAAATCACGTTGAGCGAGTTCAACAATGCACTCTTTGGCCCAATGATTCTCGATATCCGAGAAAAGACGAGTCGATTGACGAGGATTGCCACGAGCGGTTCGCATTAATTCAGGTGTCTAATCAGCAAGTTGCACTATCTTTAACATTTTTTAATAGCGAGAGAAAGCAATTTAGCTATTTATCACAGGCAACCCCTTAATCCCGAATGACTCATAACCAACATCATTCCTGCGCTATTGGTTAATCGTGTGCATCTGCTCAAGCCATATATTGTGTATCAAGTACAGCCAAAAATGAATTTCGTCGGTATAGTACGACTTACAGCAATTTTCATTTGCGTATGCCACACTGACCGTTTGCATTGCTTGAATTCATGGGTGTTCCCTGTGTGGCACTCGTTTGAAAACCGCTGTAACTCAAGTTGCTCAATGGTAAGGTGAGGAGCCATGAAAGTTATCTACGACGGTGCAACAGATGTACTACAAATCATCTTTCGGGATGTTCCGATTGAAGATTTTAGTGAGGACCGTTCTGGAGTCACCATTGACTATGATGCGGATGACAATATCATTGCTCTTGAAATTCGAGATGCCTCCAAGATGATTGAAGATCCGCGATCGCTCAAACATATCGTCTTAGACTAACCAGCGTTGACCCCAGTGAGTTTAGGTTAGAGTGTTCTGGATTGGCTGGTCAGAATCGGAATGCCATGAAAATTTTGGAACACACATCAACTCGGTTGACCTTGCAGCGTCACCCAACAGGGATGTCCTGGTTTTTGTTAGGGATTCTGTGGTTGTTTGGTGGGTCATTTTCGGGAATAGGCGTCTTAATTGCTCAGGCTGTGAGTGTGCGATCGCTCATGTGTCAGCGTGTAGAAGCAACCCAGGTGAACTGCGAATTGACCGAAGGCAATGTCTTTAATGCTCCTGTCAATACGACAGCGATCGCCGCACTCCAAGAAGCCACTGTTGCAACGGATCCCTTAGGTGAAGCCCCTGCCTACAGTGTCATACTCTATTCCCAAACAAAGGAACTTGAGTTCAGTAACAGCAACGACCGTGGATCACAGGAGGCGATCGCTCGACAATTAAATGAATTCATTCAGAATGCGGCTGAAACCCGCATTAACTTACAGGACGACGATCGTGGATTACAACTATGGGTGAGTGCTGGCTTTTTGTTAGGCGGGCTGGGTCTTATGGTCTGGGGGATTAATTTACAAGAAGTCGCGACTTACACATTTGATAAACCCCAAAATAGCCTTACTCTCAATCGCCACACACTCCTGCGACATCAGACTACAACCTGGAGACTGGAGTGCTTTAAGTGGGCTTTTTTGCTCGATGAAACGGGTCAGGCTTCTACAATTCTTCTAGAGGTTCAATGTCCAGAGTCGCAAAGCCATCATCCCCCTGAAAGAGTGCAGTTAACGAATGCTGTGTACACCTACACAAGAGCTTCTCAACAGGAATTGGTCAATTTAGTGAATCAATTTGCCAGTTCCAAACAGCAATAAAAAAGCAGAGCCAATCATGACTCTGCTTATGACTCATCTAGCCAACGCCCCATCGAATGTGGCTACGGCTATATAGCAACTGTCCAGATCCTTGAGACAAGGGGGTTTGGGGGCTGTGCCCCAACCAAAGGTTCCAACCCTGCACCCCGTCCTAACCAATCCTTCGGTTGCTAGAAGGCAACTTAGGCAGCTTGACCATCTGCGATCGCTGGAGTGTCGTTGGTCAAGCTGATTTTAACGACGGAATTACGAGCTTCAGCGACTTTAGGCAATGTCAAGTTCAATACACCATCTTTGTACTCTGCTTGTACCTGGTCATTCTGAACGGCGACAGGCAGAGGAATCACACGTTGGAACTTGCCGTAGCGGAACTCAGAACGAATCACGCCGTTCTCATCGGTTTTAGACTCGTGGCGTTGTTCACCGGAGATTGAAACCGCTTTTTTGCTCACTTGGATATCCAGATCTTTAGCGTCGATACCAGGAAGTTGAGCACGCAATGTGACGTTGTCGCCAGCATCTTTCAGCTCGATCGCGGGTGCCCAGGTAGGTTGTGTTTGGGTCGCAGGAGCCAGCTCATTGAAGAGACTATCAAACTGACGGCGCATCATTTCCATTTCGCGAAGGGGTTGCCAGTAACGTACTAACATAGGTCGATGTGAGGAACGATTAGAAACTACAAACTTCATGTTTCTATAGTGCTCTAATCCAGACAGAGTAGGGGTTAGGTAAACTCCACTAAAATGGTCGAGATTCCCCAACTTTGATTAAGCCCACTGTGTTTCAAAGGCATCCTGACCTGTGCCATACACCACATCTCCGTAGTGCTGCCAGTGTGCTAATTCGGAAGCGGTGAGCAGGGGCTTATGTAGCACCTCCAGATTGCTCGTCAATTCAGCCAGGGCTGCGGGAGAGGTTAATGCAAGCCGGACTGCACCGGGATGCAATGAAAATTGGTAACATTCTGCGGCGGTTGGAGGTCGATCTAACCCACTAAGCATCTGCGGCGAAGTTTCCCGCAGGGGTAACCGCAATAAGGTTGCCCAACGGGTACAGGTAAAGGCAATTACCGGGATATCAGCTTGAACTGCTGCCGGAAACAGGTCTATTTCGGCTTTGCGATGCGCCATGTTGTAGCGATGCATCAACACATCACATTGATGAAGGTGAATCAGATTCAGGGCGATCGCCCGATTGTGGGTGCTCATTCCCACATAGCGGATGTAGCCCTTTGCCTTCCAGTCGTAGAATGTGTCAGCCAGATGTTGAATATCATTGGGGTCGTCCTTCGGTGAAATATACTCTCCAAAAAAGGCATCCACGAGGTCTACATTGAGAGTTTGGCGAATGCGATCGAGGGTATGGTTTAACGTTTGGCGATCGCGCTTTTCACTGCCCAACGCGACAAAAATCGATTCTCGGTGGGTTGCCAATAGCAGGTTTAACTCATCCAGAAACAGGCGAGAAGGCAAGCTATAGGAAAAGAAGTAGTTAATACCTGCTGCAAAAGCCGCTCTGACACAGCCAGTTTCCTTCAGGTATTGGCTAGCTAAACCCAAACGACTCACAGGGGTGTTATCTAAAGTTGTGAGTTCCATACAGTAGCTCCAGCGAGACATTCTAGAGTGTTGTATCTTTCGTTCCAGGATGAGTCGTTTTGCTGCCCCAATCTGGATTGTGCAGTGCCATTCTCGGCATTGGCATCCATGTGGGTATCGGTGAAAACCATTCTCCTAGCAGGGATGAAGCCTGTCCCAGATGCAGACCTCGCTATATTCAGGTCTACATTCTATAGCGATCCTAAATCGTTTGTGAAAGTGCCCGCCCAATGGGCGGGCACTTTCACAAACAGCTTTTTTCACACATCAAATAGGATTGCTATATAGTCTTACGCACATACGCTGAAGAAGAGGGATTGTAGGGGCTGTGCTCCGTTCTAAGAGGTGCCTGAGCAGTTTTCGGCGGTTAGAACCGCGACGACAAGAACAAAGCCCACTGAAACAACCGTGCACCGAATTTGGAAGGAAGCAGAGATCCGTGTACACAGTAGCCCTTAGATGGGGATGGGTGCTCCTTCGCCAGACATTCCTTTTCCTGCTGTAAACTAGATAGTCTGGATTGAGCACCAGTTCACTGCAAATTTTTTGGGTTGGGGTTAGAGATTATTTCATGAGCCAAATTAAATCAGTTACAGGACGCGGAATTCCATTAGTAGGCGATGACATCGACACCGATCGCATCATTCCGGCTCGTTTTCTTAAATGTGTGACCTTCGATGGGCTGGGCGAACATGCGTTTGAAGACGATCGCGCCCAAACCAAAGGTCAACACTCCTTTGATCAACCCCAATATCAAGGGGCTACCGTTCTCATCGTCAACCGCAACTTTGGCTGTGGCTCCTCTCGCGAACACGCACCCCAGGCGATCGCCAAATGGGGTATTCAAACCCTTATTGGCGAGAGTTTCGCCGAGATTTTCTTTGGCAACTGTGTCGCCATGGGGATTCCCTGTGTGACGGCTGACCATGACACGGTTCAACGCCTACAGGAATTGGTAGCCGCCAATCCTCAGACCTCCGTTGAAGTCAATCTTGAAACCATGCAAGTGACCTGTGGTGACTTTGTAGGAGCTATTCACATGGGAGACGGTCCCAAAAATATGTTCCTCTCTGGGAATTGGGATGCCTGTGGACAACTCGTATCACAAGCCAACAGCATTAAAACCACCGCAACCCAACTGCCCTACATTTCCTGGAGCAAAGTTGCCGTTGGGTAAATCCATCTCGCCACCAACGATGAACCTGAGCTTGAGCCAGTTTGGTGGTTGAACCCGTAGCGACAGGAGCATCCCCTGCGTTAGTAGAATAGCCCCCAGTAATTATCAAGCTTGACCGTTCAGGTTTGGTGTTGCCCAATCCGCCTGATGTTGAACTTGCCTAACCGCAAAGTTAAACATTGGGCGGGTTGCTTTTTTGAAGCTTGCCACTAGCTTCCTGTCAGGCATGGATTCATGCAGGTGGAGCCTCCGTAATTCCATTTCCAAGCTCCTACTTGGAAATGAGGTCTGTATGAGATTTGTTGGCGGAGGGAGTGGCAGGAGAGGAACATCTCAGCAGGAATGCGATTGCACTGACGCAACCCCTTCTAACCAAAATTTTACGTGGAATCACCAGGGACACTGAAATTTAAAGTATAAAAAACTACTTTTATTTTTTGGCAGTGGTAAATTAAGCGAATTTGATCGGTTCCTGTTTTTTTTAGCTTATGAGTTGGAACATCAAATTCGTCATCTGAGGTTTTTTTGTATTTGAAATTTTATCTTCTGCAAAAAATAGAAGGATGCATCATCCTAGAATCAATGTTTTTCAATACCTAAAGCAGTTATTTCTAACGGATTTTATTTCTAAAGTTCCCAAAATTCCTCCGGATTCAACAATCCGGAAATAATTACTATTTCTCAAGAAACATTTATCTTTTAGCGGCAAAAGAAAGATGCTTTCTTTACAGTATTGAGGGAATATACTGATGAGTTTCTTTACTCCGGCGGGAAATCTTACTGTAGGGTATCGCCAAGTCTGACTAAATTCAAAATTCCCACTGTAGGAGAAACACATTATGAAGACCGAATTGAAAGCGAAGTTCCTTCAGCACTTGATTGAGCGCAAAGAAGGTGACAAGGGTTTCACTTTGATCGAATTGCTCGTTGTTATCATCATCATCGGCATCCTCTCGGCAATTGCTTTGCCATCCTTCCTCAATCAGGCAAATAAGGCTCGTCAATCCGAAGCTTCTACCTACGTAGGTTCTGTGAACCGGGGTCAGCAAGCCTACTTCCTTGAGAAGAATTCCTTTGGTAACCTGTCTAACCTGGAATTGGGTATCAGTGACACTAAGAACTACACTTATGTCTCCACGCCTGCTGGTACTGGCACAAACGCTGAAGCGGTTACCACAGCTAGCCCCATCGCAACTCTGAAGGGTTATGCAGGTCGTGTGTGGATTGGTACAGGTAGCGATAACACCGCTACTACGTTTGCAATTCTCTGTGAAGGTACTTCTCCTTCCTTAGTTCCTGGCGTCAGTGGTAAAACTGCTTGCCCATAAGCCGCTAGTTTCACTCGCTTAACTCAAGAAGCATCTCAACCGTTATAGATAGCCATCTCAGTTAGGACAGAAGGATTTGGGGCTATGCTCCCAACAGAAATTTTACTT
This region includes:
- a CDS encoding S-layer homology domain-containing protein, with the protein product MRTARGNPRQSTRLFSDIENHWAKECIVELAQRDLVKGDQNGQFRPDAPIKRGEFAVLMYWVFPRALPVREAQAFVDVPGLHWASNAVKWVYERGLFSGYNDRTFRPDNALSRLEALMVLVKGLNYALPLFPNRILEAYFDDAEKVPGFAQGAIASATLAGLVVSYPDVRQLRPHQSVTRAEIAAMLCQTFRQPDSVPRQYVTWSAGLETISETDAVPFGLLRGNGQLVKQIQTRLSALRLYPAAAITGKYTPATEAALIDFCRILELPNRNTQNLDITLARILLTLEPVCFILEQARNRDRIFAEYLQQEKGFSAAALAFLDKGIEGSPYAAEVKHYPIYLLRQKQEPQAVSVVHSQTGRRAPSEVNSDVPALSEPQSSAQLQPFPNRGEMPRINSQGLAFLHDDIQQACVCLGKLENGQLTAHWLGKNALANVELWSATKIIPLLNVVSKVNSSIAEADIDNGVIRPRRSSRGFSFYDLAVEIVNYKSSIGSSNSLAAMFKQFETPQNLENWLKAITGNTQLEFRGRYGEGNFIQAPELWDQHLRRVLLRASGGSHRGDNSISTYDMTRLVTMLAWHPYLSIDAQLPGAQWHSLESIIRAMGVDSARYLDVAIARLGLAEVIASPVIISKLGFGRSGIRHRTELVYTAYVQFWDQHRCGSSTGVSPPLRSLGMTLIGAKKLGNGDREATELDARMAAEVTEIVRRLVTDELLLS
- a CDS encoding DUF2283 domain-containing protein, with translation MKVIYDGATDVLQIIFRDVPIEDFSEDRSGVTIDYDADDNIIALEIRDASKMIEDPRSLKHIVLD
- a CDS encoding Hsp20/alpha crystallin family protein, with the translated sequence MLVRYWQPLREMEMMRRQFDSLFNELAPATQTQPTWAPAIELKDAGDNVTLRAQLPGIDAKDLDIQVSKKAVSISGEQRHESKTDENGVIRSEFRYGKFQRVIPLPVAVQNDQVQAEYKDGVLNLTLPKVAEARNSVVKISLTNDTPAIADGQAA
- a CDS encoding aldo/keto reductase, encoding MELTTLDNTPVSRLGLASQYLKETGCVRAAFAAGINYFFSYSLPSRLFLDELNLLLATHRESIFVALGSEKRDRQTLNHTLDRIRQTLNVDLVDAFFGEYISPKDDPNDIQHLADTFYDWKAKGYIRYVGMSTHNRAIALNLIHLHQCDVLMHRYNMAHRKAEIDLFPAAVQADIPVIAFTCTRWATLLRLPLRETSPQMLSGLDRPPTAAECYQFSLHPGAVRLALTSPAALAELTSNLEVLHKPLLTASELAHWQHYGDVVYGTGQDAFETQWA
- the leuD gene encoding 3-isopropylmalate dehydratase small subunit, whose protein sequence is MSQIKSVTGRGIPLVGDDIDTDRIIPARFLKCVTFDGLGEHAFEDDRAQTKGQHSFDQPQYQGATVLIVNRNFGCGSSREHAPQAIAKWGIQTLIGESFAEIFFGNCVAMGIPCVTADHDTVQRLQELVAANPQTSVEVNLETMQVTCGDFVGAIHMGDGPKNMFLSGNWDACGQLVSQANSIKTTATQLPYISWSKVAVG
- a CDS encoding type IV pilin-like G/H family protein, coding for MKTELKAKFLQHLIERKEGDKGFTLIELLVVIIIIGILSAIALPSFLNQANKARQSEASTYVGSVNRGQQAYFLEKNSFGNLSNLELGISDTKNYTYVSTPAGTGTNAEAVTTASPIATLKGYAGRVWIGTGSDNTATTFAILCEGTSPSLVPGVSGKTACP